The Bacteroidales bacterium sequence ATACTTCCTGTACTTCATATTCTATCAATTAAAATTATTGACAACAAACAACAAATCCGTCGTATTGTTTTTGAAAAATTTTGGCGGGTTAGAAAGTCGGAATGGGGAAAGACACAATAATAACCTATCTTATGTAAAGAATATCTTTGCAGTTCATTTCAAAATTGACTCATCATGCAACGAATAAGAATAGCACCGGAAGGTCCGGAATTTTCGCGTATTTCACTTGGATGGATGCGTTTACAAGAATGGCATTTGAATACTGCCGGTTTAACTCGCATGATCAGGAAATCCATCGATCTGGGTTTAACTACATTCGATCATGCCGACATCTATGGCAGCTATACGTGCGAGGAAGTTTTCGGGCACGCCTTGTCCGAAACCCCCTCAATGCGACATGAGATTGAGATTGTAACGAAGTGCGGAATAAAGCTGATCAGCAAAAACCGCCCTGAAAATACCATTCATGCTTACGATACGTCAAAACAATACATCCTCTGGTCGGCTGAGAATTCGCTAAAAAAACTGCAGACTGATTACCTGGATGTTTTGCTCGTTCATCGCCCAGATCCGCTGATGGATGCTGATGAGGTTGCCGAAGCTTTTTACAAACTGAAAGAAGCAGGAAAAGTTCGCCATTTCGGGGTTTCCAATTTTACAACATCTCAGTTTGATTTGCTCCAATCACGCCTCGATTTTCCTTTGGTGACGAACCAGTTGGAGATTTCAGTTTTGCACCTGAATGCACTATTTGATGGCGCCCTTGATCAGTGCCAGCAAAAGCGGATCAGCCCGATGGCCTGGTCTCCAATTGGCGGGGGCAGGCTATTTTCAGGAAATTCAGAAAAGGAAATGCATGTCCGGAATGAGCTCCAAAGGATCGGGGAGGAGTTAGGCGGAGCAGCACCCGACCAGGTGGCTTTGGCCTGGCTGTTAAAACATCCCTCGAAAATTGTTCCGGTGCTTGGAACCGGAAATATGAAAAGAATCAAAGCAGCCAAAGAATCAATTGATCTTAAACTGTCAACCGACCAATGGTTCGGGATACTCGCAGCCTCAACCGGTCAAGAGGTGCCGTAATTTTATGTTTTAATCAATTTTGACGATTGATCAATAACAATCTTCTTTGAGTCTATCTTTATGGCCTCTCCCCGGAATTTTTGAAATCAGGAGGTTTTTTGATTTGTTGTGCAAAAAAATATGTTGATTCTCTCCTCCAGACTCTGTATTACCGACTGCACTTTCATTATAGTCCAATTTTATTTCAGCCATTGGACATTTTCAAGTTGTATCGGCCCCGGATGGCTATGACTTTCATAATTTCTCGTTGAAAATTATAAAATAGTTTTGGGCCATTCTATAATTATAGGTGGGATAAATTGTCGGTTTGATAAAAGTGAGATAGTCTAATCCCTGAGACAGCGCACACTTAAACCCAACAAATTAGCGGCGTTATTGGAGAATACAAATTCGCTGTCGTAAAACATGCCCCGGATCCAGGGAGGTGCGGAGCCGCCCGTTGTGGACGTCCACCATGAACCTTTTTCACCCAATTGATTGTAAGCATTATTCATGTGTCCGCCTGGAAGCGCCGAAAAGCCGTTTTCATTTGTTGCACCATAATTGGGGTCTTCCCATCTTGGATGAGGATCAGGGTCTTTGCGTATGCTTTTTAGTTTGCCGCCTGCAATATTTTCGCCACCGAGATACCAGGTCAGAACAGACCATTCCGTATGTGTGGGCAAATGCCAGCCATCAGGGCAGACAATAAGAGAGGCCGGCCAATTGTAAAGCACTCCATAATTTTGATAGTTTTTAGTGGCTTTAGCTTCATCTATATTCGTTCCCTGGTAACCCCAGACATAGTAAAAGGGATCGTAAGAGCTACCCTGCGATGATGGGCTTACAAGCGGAAGGTATGCAAGGTTCTCAGCCATCCATGTTTGCTCGCCAATAGTTACCACAGCATAATGTTTCCCGTCAGCATCCATACATTCGATAAATTCAAAATCAATGGTTTCGGTTTGTGTTGGCGTTAAGGTAATTACTCGTGCATAATTCCCCGAACTGCCTTTTAATAAAAGCCTTTCACCTTCATAGTAAAGCATTTGG is a genomic window containing:
- a CDS encoding aldo/keto reductase produces the protein MQRIRIAPEGPEFSRISLGWMRLQEWHLNTAGLTRMIRKSIDLGLTTFDHADIYGSYTCEEVFGHALSETPSMRHEIEIVTKCGIKLISKNRPENTIHAYDTSKQYILWSAENSLKKLQTDYLDVLLVHRPDPLMDADEVAEAFYKLKEAGKVRHFGVSNFTTSQFDLLQSRLDFPLVTNQLEISVLHLNALFDGALDQCQQKRISPMAWSPIGGGRLFSGNSEKEMHVRNELQRIGEELGGAAPDQVALAWLLKHPSKIVPVLGTGNMKRIKAAKESIDLKLSTDQWFGILAASTGQEVP
- a CDS encoding T9SS type A sorting domain-containing protein, with translation MKKFTFFFAAMVFIASSASSQDYLIHFTGSGLSNSVETVLIVNLTRGDSLLINGADILHLTSTLGIQPFSGVSRDLTIYPNPISHSGKIEFYNSPSGQVIIEVTDLEGKSMISKEMCLSQGRHIFEVSELKAGSYVVRVTTDDNIYAARLVSSAKESSIPKLIHENTTEDGTPEGKLKSIEETIQMLYYEGERLLLKGSSGNYARVITLTPTQTETIDFEFIECMDADGKHYAVVTIGEQTWMAENLAYLPLVSPSSQGSSYDPFYYVWGYQGTNIDEAKATKNYQNYGVLYNWPASLIVCPDGWHLPTHTEWSVLTWYLGGENIAGGKLKSIRKDPDPHPRWEDPNYGATNENGFSALPGGHMNNAYNQLGEKGSWWTSTTGGSAPPWIRGMFYDSEFVFSNNAANLLGLSVRCLRD